The Armatimonadia bacterium genome segment ACTCCACCCGCTGACCGGTGGGGTCGACCATGAACTCCAGGCAGTCGTCGTTATAGACCTTGCCGTCGCGGGCCGTCACGGCGGTCTTCAAGGTGCCGACACTCGGCTCGTCGGCCTCGGCGGCGAAGTACAGGTAGCGGTCATCGAAGGCTACTTTGAAGCGAGTCTGGGGCGCTGCTTTGCGGCTTGGCTGATCGAGGACGACAAAGGAACCGTTCCAGGCGCCGGCCTGCCAGGTCGCTTCAGACAGGTCTCCGTCGATCACCACCGGCGTCGAGACCTTCTGGGCCGTTACGGTACGAAGGGGTGCTGCCGGGCATACGGTCACCACGGCGAGCAGGATCAGGTTGAGCAGACAGCGCATCCTGGGCCTCCCGGAATGAGGGATGTCTTGGAGCTGCTTTGGAGTTGCCGGCTCCGCCGGCCTCACTCGCCAAGGGTCGCAACGGGCTCCCAGCCGCCGGCACGGATCACCTTCCAGGAGCCTCGGCGCTTGATGAAGTCCACCGTCACCTTCGCCTTGACGTGGTCGCTGTCGTTCCCCGTTCCGACGAACCAGACCTCCACGCGGAGCTTCGCAGTCGCCCGGTCCCCGGTAACCTGCACCTGCGGTGGCTCGACCTGCACTCGCCAGGGCTCCGGGCTTCGGAAGCCACCGACGACCATCCGGGTCAGGTCCAGCTTCTTGTAGGTGCCGTCGTTGTAGTCGTCATCGATGTGCCGCAAGACGCGGCCGGCGTTTCTCTCTTCAGCGGCGGCACGCACCTCGGCGATCACCGCCAGGATCTGCTCCTCGTCGGTGAGGCGCGGTCGACTCTGCCACCAGCCGATGGCTGCTGCGATCAGCACCAGCGCTCCGCCCATGAGTAGGACCACGCGTCTGCGCATCTCGAGCACCTCCGGGAGAGCTAAGGTACTGTCGATCAGGGAGCCAGCGCCAGCACCAGCGCGCCGGCCGTCACCAGGACTCCTCCCACAGCGGCTTGCCAGGACAGCTTCTCGTGCAGGAACACCACTGCCAGCACAATGGCGAAGGCGACGCTGAGCTTGTCGATCGGAGCCACCCGGGAGGCCGGCCCCAGTTGCAGCGCACGGTAGTAGC includes the following:
- a CDS encoding carbohydrate-binding family 9-like protein translates to MRCLLNLILLAVVTVCPAAPLRTVTAQKVSTPVVIDGDLSEATWQAGAWNGSFVVLDQPSRKAAPQTRFKVAFDDRYLYFAAEADEPSVGTLKTAVTARDGKVYNDDCLEFMVDPTGQRVE